A single uncultured Methanolobus sp. DNA region contains:
- a CDS encoding cation:proton antiporter encodes MNLLEYSLIFMVISFIPCIYRVIKGPTIPDRVVALDAMTTIIVVMLGIYSYVKESVFFMDVALVLAVISFVGTVTVAKYLDEGVVF; translated from the coding sequence ATGAACCTGCTTGAATATTCATTGATCTTCATGGTGATCTCATTCATACCATGCATTTACAGGGTCATCAAAGGCCCTACGATACCAGACAGGGTAGTGGCACTGGATGCCATGACAACGATCATAGTTGTAATGCTGGGTATCTATTCATATGTCAAGGAATCCGTGTTCTTCATGGATGTAGCACTTGTACTTGCTGTAATCTCATTTGTAGGAACAGTAACGGTTGCCAAGTACCTTGATGAAGGGGTGGTATTTTGA
- a CDS encoding NADH-quinone oxidoreductase subunit M: MNLLSTHIPIILIATPILVAALMILLRKQPGIQKAISVAVSFAMLILSIILLSQVWSGGIQAYEVGEWGKYGIILVADLLSSGMVVLTSFVSFLSLIYSLDYIERKSLSASYYPLFSLLVAGLNGSFLTGDIFNLFVFFEILLLSSCGLVIANEQGGVTKSSDKIEATFKYLVLNMLSSIVMLIAVSSLYATTGTLNMADISVKLSAMSAAGTLPWHVFAIALMFVVVFGNKAAIFPLHYWLPDVHPTAPSPISAMLSGVLIKVGAYGMLRVFFLIFIDTLDIFKPVIMYLALATIVVGAISAVAQTDVKRLLAYSSVSQIGYVFLGISFGSIYGITAALVYLVNHAVAKSMLFLTSGGIIHHAGTRDMRKMGGMVDSAPLMSLMFLVGAMSIAGMPPLGGFIAKLSLFDAGIGEQYYFAIGIALFFAIFTLFYMFRAMLLMFWGEKRDVEKYGDYSHHGTSVLMAVPIVVLALTIVGFGIYAEPLLTLANATAHQIIDPQPYIDAVMTRVVR; this comes from the coding sequence ATGAACTTGCTCTCAACTCACATTCCTATTATACTGATAGCCACTCCAATTCTTGTGGCTGCACTTATGATACTTCTCAGAAAGCAGCCCGGGATTCAGAAAGCAATAAGTGTTGCAGTTTCATTTGCAATGCTTATTCTGAGTATTATCCTGCTTTCACAGGTATGGTCTGGCGGAATTCAGGCTTATGAAGTAGGTGAATGGGGAAAATACGGAATCATACTGGTAGCTGACCTTCTAAGTTCAGGAATGGTCGTGCTCACATCATTCGTTTCATTCCTTTCACTAATATACTCACTTGATTACATTGAGAGGAAATCTCTGAGTGCATCCTACTATCCACTCTTCAGTCTGCTGGTGGCAGGACTTAATGGTTCATTCCTCACAGGAGACATCTTCAACCTTTTCGTATTCTTTGAGATACTTCTGCTTTCATCATGCGGACTTGTGATCGCAAATGAGCAGGGTGGTGTGACAAAGAGTTCCGATAAGATAGAAGCTACTTTCAAGTACCTCGTACTCAACATGTTAAGCTCAATTGTGATGCTCATTGCAGTATCTTCACTTTATGCAACAACAGGAACATTGAACATGGCTGATATCTCTGTCAAACTCAGTGCAATGAGTGCAGCAGGAACACTTCCATGGCATGTTTTTGCCATTGCCCTGATGTTCGTTGTGGTCTTTGGTAACAAAGCTGCAATATTCCCGCTTCACTACTGGCTTCCGGATGTGCACCCCACAGCACCATCACCCATAAGCGCAATGCTTAGTGGTGTTCTCATAAAAGTTGGAGCATACGGAATGCTCAGGGTGTTCTTCCTTATTTTCATTGACACTCTTGATATTTTCAAGCCTGTAATTATGTATCTTGCACTGGCAACCATTGTTGTCGGAGCAATTTCAGCAGTAGCACAGACTGACGTAAAACGCCTGCTTGCATATTCAAGTGTAAGTCAGATCGGTTATGTTTTCCTTGGTATCAGCTTTGGAAGCATATATGGAATAACAGCAGCTCTTGTCTATCTTGTGAACCATGCAGTTGCAAAGTCAATGCTTTTCCTGACATCAGGCGGAATAATTCACCACGCAGGAACCAGGGACATGAGAAAAATGGGAGGCATGGTTGATAGTGCACCGCTGATGTCACTTATGTTCCTTGTAGGTGCAATGTCAATTGCAGGAATGCCACCACTTGGAGGTTTCATTGCCAAGCTCAGTCTCTTTGATGCAGGTATTGGTGAGCAATATTACTTTGCAATAGGAATTGCACTCTTCTTCGCAATATTCACTCTTTTCTACATGTTCAGGGCAATGTTGCTCATGTTCTGGGGAGAAAAGAGGGATGTTGAAAAGTATGGAGACTATTCACACCATGGAACATCGGTTCTGATGGCAGTGCCAATAGTCGTGCTCGCACTGACAATTGTTGGATTCGGAATTTATGCAGAACCACTGTTGACACTTGCAAATGCAACAGCACATCAGATAATTGACCCGCAGCCATATATTGATGCTGTAATGACGAGGGTGGTAAGATGA
- a CDS encoding ABC transporter ATP-binding protein: MLEINNLTVEIGGRRILKGVDLNVEAGYTNVLFGPNGAGKSALLMTLMGFSGYNVVEGEIIFKGEDITHMSVYERAQMGMGIMTQRPPNMSGVKLYDLLNVVSKDMKETEALAEAIDMVRFYDRDVNVGFSGGEIKRSELLQLSAQNPDFILLDEPESGVDLVSIEQLGKTINSLLQKDCKCAGDRCKHGKSALVITHTGQVLDYIEADRGYILCNGTVMCSGNPREMLTEIKEQGYEECIKCKLMKI; encoded by the coding sequence ATGCTGGAGATCAATAATCTAACAGTTGAAATCGGCGGCCGAAGGATATTGAAAGGCGTTGACCTTAATGTTGAAGCCGGTTATACTAACGTTCTTTTCGGGCCAAACGGAGCAGGAAAATCCGCTCTACTCATGACACTGATGGGATTCAGTGGCTATAATGTTGTAGAAGGAGAAATAATCTTCAAAGGAGAGGATATAACCCATATGTCTGTTTATGAAAGAGCGCAGATGGGTATGGGTATCATGACACAGAGACCTCCTAATATGAGTGGTGTCAAACTTTATGATCTTCTAAATGTAGTCTCTAAAGATATGAAAGAAACGGAAGCTCTTGCTGAGGCCATTGATATGGTCCGTTTCTATGACAGAGATGTAAATGTAGGATTCTCAGGTGGAGAAATTAAGAGGTCAGAACTTCTTCAGCTTTCTGCGCAGAATCCTGATTTCATACTGCTTGATGAGCCGGAGTCCGGTGTGGATCTTGTAAGTATCGAGCAGCTAGGAAAAACTATCAACAGTCTTCTTCAGAAAGATTGCAAATGTGCCGGTGACAGGTGTAAACACGGAAAATCCGCACTTGTGATCACGCACACCGGTCAGGTACTTGATTATATCGAAGCTGACAGAGGTTATATCCTGTGCAATGGAACGGTCATGTGTTCAGGCAACCCACGCGAAATGCTCACTGAAATTAAGGAACAGGGATATGAGGAGTGTATCAAATGCAAGCTGATGAAGATATGA
- a CDS encoding winged helix-turn-helix domain-containing protein yields the protein MDVVIIRRSRTAISVEILRAALEGAKKTHIVYRANLNFEVVNRYLSLLQENGLIEQRGNMYVTTDKGKEFQEIAKELGL from the coding sequence GTGGATGTGGTTATTATAAGAAGAAGCAGAACGGCCATAAGTGTGGAGATCTTAAGGGCTGCATTAGAGGGGGCAAAAAAAACACATATAGTATACCGTGCAAATCTGAATTTCGAAGTTGTGAACAGGTATCTTTCCCTTTTACAGGAAAATGGTCTTATTGAACAGAGAGGCAATATGTACGTTACTACGGATAAGGGAAAAGAATTTCAGGAAATTGCCAAGGAATTAGGTTTGTGA
- the mnhG gene encoding monovalent cation/H(+) antiporter subunit G, which translates to MSTVSMILDILSNIVLVIGLFFVFLAMLGLARLPDVYNRLHATTKIGTLGAFGVMLSILLKVGFSPMGVKALTVALFILVTSPVAAHMISRAAHRHGVGLCKESVIDEYGKACSAACPPPKED; encoded by the coding sequence TTGAGTACAGTTTCAATGATTCTGGATATCTTGAGCAACATAGTCCTTGTTATAGGTCTGTTCTTTGTCTTTTTGGCAATGCTTGGACTTGCAAGGCTTCCTGATGTGTACAACAGGCTTCATGCGACCACTAAGATCGGAACTCTTGGTGCTTTTGGTGTCATGCTAAGTATCCTGCTTAAAGTAGGCTTTTCACCAATGGGTGTAAAGGCATTGACAGTAGCACTTTTTATTCTGGTCACATCTCCGGTTGCAGCTCACATGATAAGCCGTGCAGCTCACAGACACGGTGTTGGTCTGTGCAAAGAATCAGTAATTGACGAGTATGGAAAGGCATGCAGTGCAGCCTGCCCTCCACCAAAAGAAGACTAA
- a CDS encoding monovalent cation/H+ antiporter subunit B — protein sequence MTTLITKTITKICLPLVILFSISLLLAGHNNPGGGFIGGVMFASVIALTYVAFGLDYIKSFFNPDWGNWFGFGLLLAALTAFAAIAFSHNFFRSAVEFVHLPFFGEIELVSAGLFDIGVYFVVIGGLLSIFKNVGDDE from the coding sequence ATGACAACCCTGATCACAAAAACAATAACAAAAATATGTTTACCTTTGGTAATCCTCTTCTCAATTTCCCTCTTACTTGCGGGACACAATAATCCCGGAGGAGGATTCATTGGCGGTGTCATGTTTGCTTCAGTTATCGCACTGACATACGTGGCATTTGGGCTTGATTACATAAAATCATTCTTTAACCCTGACTGGGGCAACTGGTTTGGTTTTGGCTTATTGCTGGCTGCACTTACAGCTTTCGCAGCAATTGCCTTCTCCCATAACTTCTTCAGGAGTGCTGTGGAATTTGTCCACCTTCCATTCTTCGGAGAAATAGAGCTGGTATCAGCCGGTCTTTTTGATATAGGAGTTTATTTCGTGGTAATCGGAGGATTGCTTTCCATTTTCAAAAACGTAGGTGATGACGAATGA
- a CDS encoding NADH-quinone oxidoreductase subunit K, translated as MNNTLLSLTIAILFGIGTFLILRRDIVRVIIGLGVLSHAVNLLIVSAGVFSGTKVPIITDDGGHGAAEATGTIFTDSLSQGILAPIIEAGHHVDYVDPLVQALVLTAIVISLATTAFILILAYRIYEEYGTTDIRELRRLWG; from the coding sequence ATGAACAATACGTTGCTTTCTCTTACAATAGCAATTCTGTTCGGTATTGGTACTTTCCTTATACTGCGCCGTGATATTGTCAGAGTTATTATCGGACTCGGAGTACTTTCACATGCAGTGAACCTTCTGATAGTTTCAGCAGGAGTTTTCTCCGGAACAAAAGTACCTATCATAACCGATGATGGAGGACACGGTGCTGCAGAAGCAACTGGAACCATCTTTACAGATTCTCTTTCCCAGGGAATACTTGCACCAATTATAGAAGCAGGTCATCATGTGGATTATGTTGATCCCCTTGTACAGGCTCTTGTGCTTACTGCCATTGTAATCAGTCTTGCTACAACCGCATTCATATTGATCCTTGCATACCGCATTTACGAGGAATATGGAACCACTGACATAAGGGAACTCAGGAGGCTCTGGGGATGA
- a CDS encoding cohesin domain-containing protein, protein MNVNKKKGFAESAAFLLIFSACILIGMGSAAATATVAVDDTAAQALSPGDTFDVVVTLDSDGAIVSTLGVELTYDSTVLDVASITQNGLFGATANVDYIADPANGDDDAGTIYYALSGTTAETKDGDFITVEFTVLSGAADGAYPLELTMVELLKGATEVPYNAVDGTVTVGDDVVVEDEYPEVFVSPSTTNVNAGDTFEVKVKLDSKSADVSTMEISLAYDSDALTVLGITQNGLFGAVENVDYIVVPGSGDDGNGLIVYGLAGTVSEPKAGDFITIEFEAASTADGSYSLDLMDVELLDGANEVPDVIVTDGTVAVTTVPAIPPIADITSHTSGETLSQVEIISVEDDSGDDDVVSATFEIFADLDGDCNADDVGEEWSVLGVDTDGADGWKVVFDTTTVPDGTYLIKATLDDGKDTSFETICVTVYNPAGILLKPGWNFISVPEALENPGVNDVLTDLDAAVDAIFYDDLSSGVNTMVIPTDFEPLKGYWIHNAQDDDVIILETYIQKSTTVPATPATLKLYQGWNAIGHTALDAQPATVALIAIGDDCIKIKGPWVPSANDYAYVGLNIADGSSLTGNFVTMADFQMDAYEGFYVLVQEECLLG, encoded by the coding sequence ATGAATGTCAATAAAAAGAAGGGATTTGCGGAAAGTGCCGCATTCCTTTTAATATTTAGTGCATGCATCCTCATAGGAATGGGGTCAGCAGCTGCAACAGCTACTGTAGCAGTTGATGACACTGCTGCACAGGCTCTGTCACCCGGAGATACATTTGATGTTGTCGTCACATTAGATTCTGATGGGGCTATAGTATCAACATTGGGTGTTGAACTAACGTACGATTCGACAGTCCTAGATGTTGCTAGCATTACTCAAAATGGCCTTTTCGGTGCCACTGCAAATGTGGATTACATAGCAGATCCGGCCAATGGTGATGATGATGCTGGAACTATCTATTATGCACTTTCCGGAACAACTGCAGAAACAAAGGATGGTGACTTCATTACAGTGGAGTTCACAGTTCTTTCAGGTGCAGCTGATGGAGCATATCCGTTGGAACTTACAATGGTAGAGCTACTTAAGGGTGCTACTGAGGTTCCTTACAACGCTGTTGATGGTACTGTTACAGTCGGTGACGATGTTGTAGTAGAAGATGAATATCCAGAAGTATTTGTATCTCCATCAACTACCAATGTAAACGCTGGTGACACATTTGAAGTCAAAGTTAAGCTGGATTCAAAAAGTGCAGATGTTTCCACAATGGAGATATCACTCGCTTATGATTCAGATGCATTAACAGTACTTGGAATTACCCAGAATGGTCTTTTCGGTGCTGTAGAAAATGTTGACTACATAGTTGTCCCTGGTAGTGGTGACGATGGAAACGGTTTAATTGTGTATGGTCTAGCAGGCACAGTTTCAGAACCAAAAGCAGGAGATTTCATTACAATCGAGTTTGAAGCTGCATCTACTGCAGATGGAAGCTATTCACTTGATCTGATGGATGTTGAATTGCTGGATGGAGCAAATGAAGTGCCAGATGTTATCGTTACAGATGGAACCGTAGCCGTTACAACCGTACCTGCAATCCCACCAATCGCTGACATCACATCACACACATCCGGTGAGACACTCTCACAGGTTGAGATCATCTCCGTTGAAGATGATTCTGGTGACGATGATGTTGTAAGTGCTACCTTTGAGATCTTTGCAGATCTTGATGGAGACTGCAACGCTGATGATGTCGGTGAGGAATGGAGCGTACTTGGCGTTGATACTGACGGAGCAGATGGATGGAAGGTTGTGTTCGATACAACTACCGTTCCTGATGGAACCTATCTCATAAAGGCTACCCTGGATGATGGCAAGGACACCTCATTTGAGACTATATGTGTCACTGTCTACAACCCAGCAGGAATTCTGCTTAAGCCAGGATGGAACTTTATTTCAGTACCAGAGGCTCTTGAGAACCCAGGTGTTAATGACGTACTCACAGATCTTGATGCTGCAGTTGATGCAATATTCTACGATGATCTGTCAAGTGGAGTCAACACAATGGTAATTCCAACAGACTTTGAGCCACTTAAGGGATACTGGATACACAATGCGCAGGATGACGATGTAATCATTCTTGAGACATACATCCAGAAGTCAACAACAGTTCCAGCAACACCAGCAACACTTAAGCTCTATCAGGGATGGAATGCTATTGGACACACAGCTCTTGATGCACAGCCTGCAACAGTTGCTCTAATAGCAATTGGTGATGACTGTATCAAGATCAAGGGTCCATGGGTACCTTCTGCAAACGACTATGCATACGTAGGTTTGAACATTGCTGACGGTTCATCACTGACCGGAAACTTTGTGACAATGGCTGATTTCCAGATGGATGCATATGAAGGATTCTATGTACTGGTTCAGGAGGAGTGTCTGCTCGGTTAA
- a CDS encoding Na+/H+ antiporter subunit E → MKRYFAYSAILALVWCFVHGTVSINNFILGLIIAPFVIRPFKTLFNFDQEFSFSKAVKKIPAQIKFLYVLIKEIIKANIVVAKIVLQPKIDIKPGIIAVPIDSKTDIGITAIANTITLTPGTLTIDISEDKCILYVHAIDATDPEAVAQSIRDDLEKYTLEAFE, encoded by the coding sequence ATGAAGAGGTATTTTGCCTACTCAGCCATACTGGCTCTTGTATGGTGTTTTGTCCATGGTACTGTAAGCATTAACAATTTCATACTTGGGCTGATAATCGCTCCATTTGTAATAAGACCATTCAAGACACTGTTCAATTTTGATCAGGAGTTCTCTTTCAGCAAAGCAGTAAAGAAGATACCTGCTCAAATAAAGTTCCTGTATGTGCTTATCAAGGAGATCATAAAGGCAAACATTGTGGTTGCAAAGATCGTCCTTCAGCCTAAGATCGATATCAAACCGGGAATCATTGCCGTTCCTATAGACAGTAAGACCGATATTGGAATAACTGCTATTGCAAACACCATTACTCTGACTCCGGGAACACTGACAATTGATATATCAGAGGATAAATGCATCCTGTATGTGCATGCCATTGATGCAACCGATCCGGAAGCGGTGGCCCAGTCTATAAGGGATGATCTTGAAAAATATACGTTGGAGGCATTCGAATGA
- a CDS encoding L-threonylcarbamoyladenylate synthase — MIKETKIFYVSEELESASLDEAAKILSQGGTVAFPTETVYGLGANALDEKAVMQIFEAKGRPADNPLIVHVASREDCRSLVREIPEKASLLMDKFWPGPLTIIMERTEIVPDVTTGGLDTVAIRVPENKIAIELIRRSGKPLAAPSANLSGKPSPTSAEHVVADLSGRIDAIVDGGDVIIGLESTVVDVTSDVPAILRPGKISIEELEHCIGEVKIGYDDKVHPESETVRSPGMKYTHYSPKAGVILVEGDNDAVVDRIKELLEDLSMRDAKTGLMLTDESKKHFSGVESFSIGCKDEPEQAAKSLFYGLRFLDLKNVDVIIVDGSFDPRGIGAAVFNRVRKAADMIIKVQ, encoded by the coding sequence ATGATAAAAGAAACAAAGATATTCTACGTAAGTGAGGAACTCGAATCTGCATCTCTGGATGAGGCAGCAAAAATACTGTCACAAGGTGGAACTGTCGCTTTTCCCACAGAGACTGTATACGGGCTTGGAGCTAATGCTCTGGATGAAAAAGCCGTGATGCAGATATTTGAAGCTAAAGGAAGACCTGCTGATAATCCTCTTATAGTTCATGTTGCTTCCAGAGAAGACTGCAGATCTCTTGTGCGTGAAATCCCGGAAAAAGCATCCTTGCTGATGGATAAGTTCTGGCCGGGACCTCTTACGATCATAATGGAAAGAACAGAGATCGTTCCTGATGTGACCACAGGTGGACTCGATACAGTTGCAATAAGGGTTCCAGAAAATAAAATTGCGATCGAGCTTATCAGAAGGTCAGGAAAACCCCTGGCTGCACCAAGTGCAAATCTTTCAGGAAAACCAAGTCCGACGTCAGCAGAACATGTTGTTGCGGACCTTTCAGGAAGAATAGATGCTATTGTTGACGGAGGCGATGTAATAATAGGACTTGAATCAACTGTTGTTGATGTAACTTCAGATGTACCTGCTATCCTCAGACCGGGAAAAATAAGCATAGAAGAACTTGAGCACTGTATTGGCGAAGTGAAGATCGGCTATGACGATAAAGTTCATCCGGAAAGTGAAACTGTACGTTCTCCGGGAATGAAATATACGCATTATTCCCCTAAAGCCGGTGTTATTCTGGTAGAGGGTGATAATGATGCAGTTGTGGACCGGATAAAAGAACTTCTTGAAGATCTTAGCATGAGGGATGCAAAGACCGGATTGATGCTCACAGATGAATCAAAAAAGCATTTCTCTGGAGTAGAGTCATTCTCAATTGGTTGCAAGGATGAACCCGAACAGGCTGCAAAATCTCTATTTTATGGTCTACGTTTCCTTGATCTTAAGAATGTTGATGTTATTATAGTAGATGGTTCATTCGATCCCAGAGGAATCGGTGCAGCCGTATTCAACAGAGTTCGAAAAGCGGCAGATATGATAATCAAGGTCCAGTGA
- the mbhE gene encoding hydrogen gas-evolving membrane-bound hydrogenase subunit E has translation MDSFTAITIAVFLPFILAGILPAVEKLLKEKVGWYASATAFLSLLLVAQVAPEIIHGETVQGTIEWLPSMGVNLSFYADGLSIMFGFIVSGIGVIIMSYSNGYMSKKEDLPRYYQQLLFFMGSMLGMVFSANTIQLFIFWELTSITSFMLIGYWRNRPMSVYGATKSMLITASGGLFMLAGFLVLHAITGTFDIPTILHSESIREALQNHNLFIYALILIFIGAASKSAQGPFYIWLPNAMEAPTPVSAFLHSATMVKAGIYLVARIHPMFSGTEAWFILVSGVGIFTMLLAGFLAFRQTDIKGILAYSTISQLAYLMTMYGYTTHEEPGIGVAAATFHLLNHATFKACLFLVAGIVAHETATRDITKMGGLRKEMPITFVVATIGALSMAGIPPLNGFLSKEMFYEASVEMGHVLGGPYTILIPALAVLGGVFTFAYSIKLIDGIFLGKRPTKGLPEHIHDPSMTMLAPAIFLAGLIILFGLVPSIPVHNFIEPTVSGIILEEAHLHVKLWHGFTTSLMMTIATFILGILIYTQYDRIAEWQNRFNAKFPWISVNYYYDGAVNNAKDVTFKFSSRMQPGPVKTYVIAVLILTLAMFAIPAVMLGTNLIPQNLNFDVPLYEALIFLFMIVAALGAAILPRYLPAIISLSGLGYLVALLFIYLQAPDLALTQVLVETLSTIIFLLALVKIPQKFKEHIPTTTLARDLVISVAVAAMIFILLINATQGIVPPFESLSYYFIEKSLSLAGGHNIVNVIIVDFRGYDTLGEISVLCLAALGVYNLIHSRGDDE, from the coding sequence ATGGATTCGTTTACAGCAATTACTATAGCGGTTTTTTTGCCATTTATTTTGGCCGGTATATTGCCTGCCGTTGAAAAACTTCTAAAGGAAAAAGTAGGATGGTACGCTTCCGCCACTGCATTTCTGAGCTTGTTACTTGTTGCTCAGGTTGCACCGGAAATAATACACGGGGAGACTGTTCAGGGAACTATTGAATGGCTTCCTTCTATGGGAGTAAATCTCTCTTTCTATGCCGATGGCCTGAGCATCATGTTCGGTTTCATTGTATCCGGCATTGGTGTAATTATCATGTCATACTCCAATGGATACATGTCAAAGAAAGAAGACCTTCCAAGATACTACCAGCAGCTTCTCTTCTTCATGGGATCAATGCTCGGTATGGTGTTCTCTGCTAACACTATTCAACTTTTCATATTCTGGGAACTTACCAGCATAACTTCATTCATGCTTATCGGTTACTGGCGTAACAGGCCAATGTCTGTTTACGGAGCAACCAAATCAATGCTTATCACCGCTTCAGGCGGTCTATTCATGCTTGCAGGATTTTTGGTGTTACATGCTATCACCGGAACATTTGACATTCCCACAATTTTACATAGCGAATCCATAAGGGAAGCCCTGCAAAATCACAATCTTTTCATTTATGCACTTATTCTCATATTCATCGGTGCTGCTTCAAAATCAGCACAGGGTCCATTTTACATATGGCTTCCAAATGCAATGGAAGCACCAACTCCGGTCAGTGCATTCCTGCACTCAGCCACAATGGTCAAGGCCGGTATCTATCTTGTAGCAAGGATACACCCAATGTTCTCAGGTACTGAAGCCTGGTTCATTCTTGTAAGCGGAGTAGGAATATTCACAATGCTTCTGGCAGGTTTCCTTGCATTCAGGCAGACCGACATCAAAGGAATTCTGGCATATTCCACCATAAGTCAGCTTGCTTATCTTATGACAATGTACGGTTACACAACTCACGAGGAACCAGGAATTGGTGTGGCTGCTGCAACATTCCATCTTCTAAACCACGCAACATTTAAAGCATGTCTCTTCCTTGTGGCAGGTATAGTGGCCCATGAAACGGCGACAAGGGACATTACAAAAATGGGTGGTTTGCGTAAAGAAATGCCTATTACTTTTGTGGTGGCGACAATCGGAGCATTATCCATGGCGGGAATTCCGCCACTTAACGGATTCCTCAGTAAGGAAATGTTCTACGAAGCATCCGTTGAAATGGGTCATGTTCTTGGTGGACCCTACACAATACTAATCCCTGCACTTGCGGTGCTTGGTGGTGTATTCACATTCGCTTATTCCATCAAACTCATAGACGGCATCTTCCTTGGAAAAAGACCAACAAAGGGTCTGCCTGAACACATACACGATCCTTCAATGACAATGCTTGCACCAGCAATTTTCCTTGCAGGTCTTATTATACTGTTCGGACTTGTACCTTCAATCCCGGTACACAACTTCATTGAGCCTACAGTTTCAGGAATAATTCTTGAGGAAGCTCATCTGCATGTAAAGCTCTGGCATGGATTCACAACATCACTTATGATGACCATAGCAACGTTCATCCTGGGTATCCTTATCTACACTCAGTATGACAGAATAGCAGAATGGCAGAACAGGTTCAATGCAAAGTTCCCATGGATAAGTGTCAATTATTATTACGATGGTGCAGTGAACAACGCAAAGGATGTTACATTCAAATTCTCAAGCAGGATGCAGCCGGGTCCGGTAAAGACCTATGTGATAGCCGTTCTGATACTTACTCTTGCAATGTTTGCAATTCCTGCAGTCATGCTTGGTACAAATCTTATACCGCAGAACCTTAATTTCGATGTTCCACTTTACGAGGCTTTGATATTCCTGTTCATGATAGTTGCAGCTTTAGGTGCAGCAATATTGCCAAGGTATCTGCCTGCTATCATATCTCTTTCAGGTCTTGGATATCTGGTTGCCTTACTTTTCATATATCTGCAGGCACCTGACTTGGCACTAACACAGGTTCTGGTAGAAACCCTTTCAACTATAATCTTCCTGCTGGCACTTGTGAAGATCCCGCAGAAATTCAAGGAACATATACCAACAACAACACTTGCCAGGGATCTTGTAATATCTGTGGCAGTAGCAGCAATGATCTTCATACTGCTGATAAATGCAACGCAGGGAATAGTTCCACCATTTGAGTCTCTCTCCTATTATTTCATCGAGAAGAGTCTTTCACTTGCAGGCGGACACAACATTGTGAACGTCATTATCGTGGATTTCAGAGGATATGATACTCTTGGTGAGATCTCTGTGCTCTGTCTTGCAGCACTTGGTGTTTATAACCTTATACACAGCAGGGGTGATGATGAATGA